One stretch of Periplaneta americana isolate PAMFEO1 chromosome 1, P.americana_PAMFEO1_priV1, whole genome shotgun sequence DNA includes these proteins:
- the LOC138701471 gene encoding facilitated trehalose transporter Tret1-2 homolog isoform X2 has translation MCGPLLDAIGRRKTLITVNIPPVIGWLILCLSPKPIPITMLFVGKVITGLASGISSVPPAIYIAEISTNDKRGMLLTLSIICMTIAVPLVGLLAWLLDGNWRLIAGIIIAPPVIVFILAFIFIKESPKWLLSKGRKEEADVSFRWLRKINKGEQMPPELRQEFEGMICNSKNLPNNNYNSTIFKATNSGDSDIEVGTCGKGSSNVERFKKLVTSLRSADVWKPLAIMISNFFFIHFSGLYVMPVYAITIAEESGIKINAYLVNAFFGCLQLTAAIIISISFSRYGRRPFYLISTIGTTISMIGLGTYEFVGLIGSDLWWIPLLFLIMNFIFAGGAIYTMLIMMGEVYPTRIAGLTGGITLACSNLFAFLIVKLYPTIDAAINSPGGVFLLFGAVSVMGGAFAFFFLPETHRKSREQIAAEFIKK, from the exons ATGTGCGGACCTTTATTAGACgcaatcggcagaagaaaaacaCTCATCACTGTCAACATCCCTCCCGTCATCGGATGGCTCATTCTATGTCTGTCGCCTAAACCTATTCCCATCACTATGCTCTTTGTCGGGAAAGTTATTACAGGCTTGGCCTCCGGAATCTCTTCAGTTCCTCCTGCTATTTACATAGCCGAGATCTCAACAAATGACAAGAGAGGAATGCTACTAACCCTGTCCATCATCTGCATGACAATAGCCGTTCCCTTGGTTGGTCTTCTAGCATGGCTTCTCGATGGAAACTGGAGACTGATTGCTGGAATCATCATTGCACCTCCTGTAATAGTATTTATTCTCGCCTTCATATTTATCAAAGAGAGTCCCAAATGGCTGCTGTCAAAGGGACGTAAAGAAGAAGCTGACGTTTCTTTCAGATGGCTCAGGAAAATTAACAAAGGTGAGCAAATGCCACCTGAGCTCAGACAAGAGTTTGAGGGAATGATATGCAATTCAAAAAACCttccaaataataattacaactcaACTATATTCAAAGCAACGAATTCTGGAGATTCTGATATAGAAGTAGGAACATGTGGCAAAGGGAGTAGCAATGTTGAGAGATTTAAGAAGCTAGTGACTTCTCTCAGAAGTGCTGATGTTTGGAAACCTCTAGCAATTATGATCTCGAATTTTTTCTTCATACATTTTAGTGGTCTTTACGTAATGCCTGTATATGCTATAACGATTGCGGAAGAGAGTGGCATCAAGATTAACGCCTATTTAGTGAACGCCTTTTTTGGATGTTTGCAGTTGACAGCTGCAATCATTATAAGCATTTCTTTCAGCAG ATACGGTCGCCGTCCATTTTATCTGATATCGACAATAGGAACGACAATATCCATGATTGGCCTGGGAACCTACGAGTTTGTAGGGCTGATAGGAAGTGACTTGTGGTGGattcctcttctatttttaataatGAACTTT ATCTTCGCAGGTGGTGCAATCTACACAATGCTTATCATGATGGGCGAAGTGTACCCCACACGGATAGCAGGGCTGACAGGTGGCATCACACTGGCCTGTTCCAACCTGTTTGCCTTCCTTATCGTGAAGCTATATCCTACAATTGATGCGGCCATCAACTCACCAGGTGGAGTGTTTCTGCTTTTCGGAGCTGTCTCTGTTATGGGTGGAGCCTTTGCGTTCTTCTTCCTTCCTGAGACACACAGAAAGTCACGTGAGCAAATCGCAGCAGAGTTCATCAAGAAATGA